One segment of Streptosporangium brasiliense DNA contains the following:
- a CDS encoding sensor histidine kinase: protein MHPRTALEAISLRPQAFLRSSWPWRSLAYLASSVLLCGGVGLVAAVIGLLEPVPVQVVAGLAAFVAAVPLVAGFERRRLRLVDAVPIAQPPDGRWRGVGLAVASLLALWWIDVVMVGLTVGGPVLLILSPAVQPLEPEGELTLAQALAVSAASVLLLLPAVYTFTAWAGARGAMARGLLASRDAELSQVLRSRARLVDAFETERRRIERDLHDGAQQRLVALSMRLGLARLDLPPDSPAGEQLAQAHQEAKRALSELRELIRGVHTQVLTDRGLPAAVREAAGRSPIPVDVNVALDDRLPAAVEVAAYYVVSEALANIAKHSRAGRASVHGQVTGRVLLLEIRDDGVGGADPSKGTGLTGLSDRLAVVDGRMSLSSPAGGPTLMRVEIPCA, encoded by the coding sequence GTGCATCCGCGGACTGCCCTTGAGGCCATTTCCCTGCGGCCGCAGGCCTTCCTGCGGTCGTCGTGGCCGTGGAGATCGCTGGCGTACCTGGCGTCGAGCGTCCTGCTCTGCGGCGGTGTCGGGCTGGTCGCGGCGGTCATCGGTCTCCTGGAGCCGGTACCGGTCCAGGTGGTCGCCGGGCTGGCCGCCTTCGTGGCGGCGGTCCCGCTGGTGGCCGGGTTCGAACGCCGCCGGCTGCGGCTGGTGGACGCCGTCCCGATAGCGCAGCCGCCGGACGGGCGGTGGCGCGGCGTCGGCCTGGCCGTCGCCTCGCTGCTGGCCCTGTGGTGGATCGACGTGGTGATGGTCGGCCTCACCGTCGGAGGCCCGGTCCTGCTGATCCTCTCGCCCGCCGTACAGCCGCTGGAGCCGGAGGGCGAGCTGACTCTGGCTCAGGCGCTGGCCGTCTCGGCGGCGAGCGTGCTCCTGCTCCTCCCGGCCGTCTACACCTTCACCGCCTGGGCGGGGGCACGCGGGGCGATGGCCAGGGGCCTGCTCGCCTCCCGGGACGCGGAGCTGAGCCAGGTCCTGCGGTCGCGGGCCAGGCTCGTGGACGCCTTCGAGACGGAGCGGCGCAGGATCGAGCGGGATCTGCACGACGGCGCCCAGCAGCGGCTGGTCGCGCTCTCCATGAGGCTGGGGCTGGCCAGGCTCGACCTGCCCCCCGACTCCCCGGCGGGGGAGCAGCTCGCCCAGGCCCACCAGGAGGCCAAGCGGGCGCTGAGCGAGCTGCGGGAGTTGATCCGTGGTGTGCACACGCAGGTGCTCACCGACCGCGGCCTGCCCGCCGCCGTGCGGGAGGCGGCGGGACGCTCCCCGATCCCGGTGGATGTGAACGTCGCGCTGGACGACCGGTTGCCCGCGGCCGTAGAGGTCGCCGCCTACTACGTCGTCTCCGAGGCCCTGGCGAACATCGCCAAGCACAGCCGGGCGGGCCGGGCCTCGGTGCACGGCCAGGTCACCGGCCGGGTGCTGCTTCTGGAGATCCGCGACGACGGCGTGGGGGGCGCGGACCCCTCGAAGGGTACGGGGCTGACCGGGCTGTCGGACCGGCTCGCGGTGGTCGATGGCAGAATGTCGCTGTCCAGCCCGGCGGGTGGACCGACGTTGATGCGAGTGGAGATCCCGTGCGCGTAG
- a CDS encoding helix-turn-helix transcriptional regulator, translating to MTSRPAAAQQLRDLARLRRVRDRIDREYAQPLDVEALARGAHMSAGHLSREFRRAYGESPYAYLMTRRVERAMALLRRGDLSVTEVCFAVGCSSLGTFSTRFTELVGMSPSAYRRQAARATAGLPSCVAKQVTRPVRNREAPVAEPRLA from the coding sequence GTGACCAGCAGACCCGCCGCGGCGCAGCAGTTGCGCGACCTGGCGCGGCTGCGCCGTGTCCGCGACCGGATCGACCGGGAGTACGCGCAGCCGCTGGACGTCGAGGCGCTCGCCCGCGGCGCGCACATGTCGGCCGGGCACCTCAGCCGCGAGTTCCGGCGTGCCTACGGCGAGTCGCCGTACGCCTATCTGATGACGCGGCGCGTCGAGCGCGCGATGGCGCTGCTGCGCCGTGGCGACCTGAGCGTCACCGAGGTCTGCTTCGCGGTCGGCTGCTCGTCGCTGGGCACCTTCAGCACCCGCTTCACCGAGCTGGTCGGCATGTCGCCCAGCGCCTACCGGCGCCAGGCGGCGCGCGCGACGGCGGGGCTGCCGTCGTGCGTGGCCAAGCAGGTGACCCGACCGGTCAGGAATCGAGAAGCGCCGGTCGCCGAGCCGCGGCTAGCGTGA
- a CDS encoding class I SAM-dependent methyltransferase translates to MTDGTISEEEFWDARYGESDQIWSGNPNAVLVREITGLAPGRALDLGCGEGADAIWLARQGWRVTATDISRVALDRAARHATAAEVDGRIDWQRHDLGASFPAGDFDLVSAQFLHSRGDMPRERILRTAASAVAPGGVLLVVGHAGHPSWEHDSHPQMRLPTPKEVLEALDLPDGQWEVQLCEEHQRSQTGPDGQPATRTDSVLKVRRLIG, encoded by the coding sequence ATGACGGATGGCACCATCTCGGAGGAGGAGTTCTGGGACGCCCGTTACGGGGAGAGCGACCAGATCTGGAGCGGGAATCCCAACGCCGTCCTGGTCCGTGAGATCACCGGCCTGGCGCCGGGCAGAGCCCTGGACCTGGGGTGCGGTGAGGGGGCCGACGCGATCTGGCTCGCGCGCCAGGGGTGGCGTGTCACCGCCACCGACATCTCCCGCGTCGCCCTCGACCGCGCGGCCCGGCACGCGACGGCGGCGGAGGTCGACGGACGCATCGACTGGCAACGGCACGACCTCGGAGCGTCCTTCCCCGCCGGCGACTTCGATCTCGTCTCCGCCCAGTTCCTGCACTCCCGCGGAGACATGCCGCGGGAGAGGATCCTGCGGACCGCCGCCTCGGCCGTCGCGCCCGGCGGGGTGCTCCTTGTCGTCGGACACGCGGGGCATCCCTCCTGGGAGCACGATTCCCATCCCCAGATGCGCTTGCCCACGCCGAAGGAGGTCCTCGAAGCCCTCGACCTCCCCGACGGGCAGTGGGAGGTGCAGCTGTGCGAAGAGCACCAGCGGAGCCAGACCGGCCCCGACGGGCAGCCGGCCACCCGTACGGACAGCGTCCTCAAGGTCCGGCGGCTGATCGGCTGA
- a CDS encoding TetR/AcrR family transcriptional regulator — protein sequence MSPRRSNPQTGPVLVDIAARLLADEGPQALSARRIATEAGSSTMAVYTNFGGMSGLVREMVYEGFARLQSYFSHVAQTTDPVADIALFGRAYRHNALTNPHLYAVMFGGASLAGFSLTAEDRQYGRYTLSTVVECATRCITAGRFRTGDAELVAHQLWTAIHGLVTLELGDYLIAPCDADRVFEAQLTGLMVGAGDALEAATRSVKSSQGRLEKVVEEVRPVPQDDEPAAGRGRPPRRGAPAR from the coding sequence GTGAGTCCACGCAGATCGAACCCGCAGACAGGGCCCGTCCTCGTCGACATCGCCGCACGGCTGCTCGCCGACGAGGGGCCCCAGGCTCTGTCGGCCCGCCGCATCGCCACGGAGGCCGGCAGCTCGACGATGGCGGTCTACACCAACTTCGGCGGGATGAGCGGCCTGGTCCGCGAGATGGTGTACGAGGGGTTCGCCCGCCTGCAGAGCTATTTCTCGCACGTCGCCCAGACCACCGACCCCGTCGCCGACATCGCGCTGTTCGGCCGGGCCTACCGGCACAACGCCCTGACCAACCCGCACCTGTACGCGGTCATGTTCGGCGGGGCGTCGCTGGCCGGGTTCTCCCTGACCGCGGAGGACCGCCAGTACGGCCGCTACACCCTGAGCACCGTGGTCGAGTGCGCGACCCGCTGCATCACGGCGGGCCGGTTCCGGACCGGCGACGCCGAGCTCGTCGCCCACCAGCTGTGGACCGCGATCCACGGGCTGGTCACGCTCGAACTCGGCGACTACCTGATCGCCCCGTGCGACGCCGACCGGGTCTTCGAGGCCCAGCTGACCGGCCTGATGGTCGGCGCCGGTGACGCCCTGGAGGCCGCCACCCGGTCGGTGAAGTCCTCCCAGGGGCGGCTGGAGAAGGTGGTCGAGGAGGTGCGGCCGGTTCCGCAGGACGACGAGCCCGCCGCCGGCCGGGGCCGCCCTCCCCGGCGGGGCGCGCCAGCGCGGTGA
- a CDS encoding carotenoid oxygenase family protein, which translates to MTITEHIDPITMTAPASHCHLPFGEWLPVDGAIPAGLDGALVQAGPHPARPYATDGPALLSGVRLGGGTARRLRASAGEFHGHPLDWAASPMTWPRHAGSTATPAGPGRSGLALPVQDPATAEWHTIATHPGLSRAEHLTIGPDGAVRAVRPFALDGAPLMHAVALTERFVVVFDLPVTYHRAAAMVGAGSPYRWRRDRPARIGLLSRRPGDTAEPRWFPIDPCYVFQSVNAYDDGHRVVVDAVRHDRAFDGPARSGAAATGSPRVHRWTLDLDSGTACERPLVDSLELASVDSRRAGRRHQLVFGRTPGGRALVGHDLAADSTQVRELPPGWSADRPVFVPRGRAEGDGWIVVLTRNAVQRRSELLVLDALHLTGRPQAVVHLPAMPPAVRHTAWVPAAGGPAGRG; encoded by the coding sequence ATGACCATCACAGAGCACATCGACCCGATCACCATGACCGCCCCCGCGTCCCACTGCCACCTGCCGTTCGGCGAGTGGCTGCCCGTCGACGGCGCCATACCCGCCGGCCTGGACGGCGCCCTCGTGCAGGCGGGCCCGCATCCGGCACGGCCGTACGCCACGGACGGGCCGGCTCTCCTGTCCGGCGTGCGGCTCGGCGGCGGCACGGCCCGACGGCTCAGGGCCTCCGCCGGGGAGTTCCACGGCCACCCGCTGGACTGGGCGGCGAGTCCCATGACCTGGCCCCGGCACGCCGGGTCCACCGCGACCCCGGCCGGACCGGGCCGGAGCGGCCTCGCGCTGCCGGTCCAGGACCCGGCCACGGCCGAGTGGCACACGATCGCCACCCATCCCGGTCTGAGCCGCGCCGAACACCTGACCATCGGACCGGACGGCGCCGTCCGCGCCGTCCGGCCGTTCGCGCTCGACGGCGCGCCGCTCATGCACGCGGTCGCGCTCACCGAACGGTTCGTCGTGGTGTTCGACCTGCCCGTGACCTACCACCGGGCGGCCGCCATGGTCGGTGCCGGTTCCCCCTACCGTTGGCGGCGGGACCGGCCGGCCCGCATCGGGCTGCTGTCGCGGCGGCCGGGCGACACCGCGGAACCGCGCTGGTTCCCGATCGACCCTTGTTACGTGTTCCAGTCGGTGAACGCCTACGACGACGGCCACCGGGTGGTCGTTGACGCGGTCCGCCACGACCGGGCCTTCGACGGCCCGGCGCGGTCCGGAGCCGCCGCCACCGGATCGCCGCGGGTGCACCGGTGGACCCTCGACCTGGACAGCGGTACGGCGTGCGAGCGGCCGCTGGTCGACTCCCTGGAACTGGCCTCGGTGGACTCCCGGCGGGCCGGCCGCAGGCATCAGCTGGTCTTCGGCCGCACCCCCGGCGGGCGGGCGCTGGTCGGCCACGACCTCGCGGCCGACAGCACCCAAGTGCGGGAGCTGCCGCCGGGCTGGAGCGCCGACCGGCCGGTATTCGTCCCCCGCGGCCGCGCCGAGGGCGACGGCTGGATCGTGGTCCTCACGCGGAACGCCGTACAGCGGCGCAGCGAGCTGCTGGTGCTCGACGCGCTCCACCTGACCGGCCGGCCCCAGGCGGTGGTCCACCTCCCGGCCATGCCGCCGGCCGTACGGCACACCGCCTGGGTGCCCGCGGCCGGCGGCCCCGCCGGTCGCGGCTGA
- a CDS encoding S9 family peptidase, whose amino-acid sequence MDTNRFPLQLARTQRFSLGVPRAFTLSPDGHRALFLRTRGGEDRTSCLWLLDGDRERLLAAPETLGAAGPVPEAERIRRERARERAAGVVAYAADAALRTAVFAVDGRLWAVDTDGGDPRPVPTAGPVTDPRPDPTGSRVAYVTGGALHVVELAGGRDRRLAAPEDPEVVWGLAEHVAAESMRRTRGHWWSPDGTRLLAARVDTTPVQRWWIADPADPSRPPREIAYPAAGTANAEVSLHVLGLDGTSVELDWDRVAYEYVATAGWDAHGPLISVQSRDQRTLRVLAADPDTGATTLLHEQRDPAWVELIAGTPARTASGALVHTDDTDGTRRLVVDGRPVTPEGLQIHGVLEVTGESVLFVAGDEPTEEHLWAYDAERGPVRLSDGPGLHTGHRADGTLLLASHTEDGRAFRVVRDGRPDTEIASLDAEPLVLPRVTWLRAGEREIRTALLLPSWHRPGGGPLPVLMAPYAGPAMRLATRARSAWLCEAQWFAESGFAVVVADGRGTRGRGPAWEKTVHRDTLTAPLEDQVVALRAAAEHCPDLDLGRVGIRGWSYGGTLAAAAVLRMPEVFHAAVSGAAPSDQRLYDTHWRERFLGHPDEEPEGYERSSPIGDAARLRRPLLLVHGLADDNVVAAHTLRMSAALLAAGRPHQVLPLPGATHTPTAEAAVEGLLRHQLAFLREALDAPAVSPA is encoded by the coding sequence ATGGACACCAACAGATTCCCACTCCAGCTTGCCCGCACCCAGCGCTTCTCCCTCGGCGTCCCGCGGGCCTTCACCCTCTCCCCGGACGGTCATCGGGCGCTCTTCCTCCGCACCCGGGGTGGCGAGGACCGTACGAGCTGCCTGTGGCTGCTGGACGGTGACCGGGAGCGGCTGCTCGCCGCCCCGGAGACGCTCGGCGCGGCGGGACCGGTCCCCGAGGCGGAACGGATCCGCCGGGAGCGGGCACGCGAGCGCGCGGCGGGTGTGGTCGCCTACGCGGCCGACGCCGCGCTGCGTACCGCCGTCTTCGCCGTGGACGGCAGGCTGTGGGCGGTGGACACCGACGGAGGCGACCCGCGGCCCGTGCCCACCGCGGGACCGGTGACCGATCCCCGCCCGGACCCCACCGGCAGCCGGGTGGCGTATGTGACAGGCGGTGCCCTGCACGTGGTGGAGCTCGCCGGCGGCCGTGACCGCCGGCTGGCCGCGCCGGAGGACCCGGAGGTGGTCTGGGGTCTCGCCGAACACGTGGCGGCGGAGTCCATGCGCCGGACGCGCGGCCACTGGTGGTCCCCGGACGGGACCCGGCTGCTGGCGGCCAGGGTGGACACCACACCGGTGCAGCGCTGGTGGATCGCCGACCCGGCCGATCCGTCCAGGCCGCCCCGTGAGATCGCCTACCCGGCCGCCGGGACCGCCAACGCGGAGGTCTCGCTGCATGTGCTCGGGCTCGACGGCACCTCCGTGGAGCTGGACTGGGACCGGGTGGCGTACGAGTACGTGGCCACCGCCGGCTGGGACGCGCACGGCCCGCTGATCAGCGTGCAGAGCCGGGACCAGCGCACGCTGCGGGTGCTGGCGGCCGATCCGGACACGGGCGCGACGACGCTCCTGCACGAGCAGCGCGATCCGGCGTGGGTGGAGCTGATCGCGGGCACGCCCGCGCGGACCGCGTCGGGCGCGCTGGTGCACACCGACGACACCGACGGCACCCGGCGGCTGGTCGTGGACGGCCGGCCGGTCACGCCGGAGGGGCTGCAGATCCACGGAGTCCTGGAGGTGACGGGCGAGTCGGTGCTGTTCGTCGCGGGCGACGAGCCCACCGAGGAGCACCTGTGGGCATACGACGCCGAGCGCGGGCCGGTGCGGCTGAGCGACGGGCCCGGGCTGCACACCGGCCACCGGGCGGACGGCACGCTGCTGCTCGCCTCGCACACCGAGGACGGGCGCGCCTTCCGGGTGGTGCGGGACGGGCGGCCGGACACGGAGATCGCCTCGCTGGACGCCGAGCCGCTGGTCCTGCCGCGCGTCACCTGGCTGCGGGCGGGCGAGCGGGAGATCCGTACCGCGCTGCTGCTGCCGTCCTGGCACCGGCCGGGCGGCGGTCCGCTGCCGGTGCTGATGGCCCCGTACGCGGGGCCGGCGATGCGGCTGGCGACCCGGGCCCGGAGTGCCTGGCTGTGCGAGGCGCAGTGGTTCGCCGAGTCCGGCTTCGCGGTGGTGGTGGCCGACGGCCGAGGCACCCGGGGGCGTGGCCCGGCCTGGGAGAAGACGGTGCACCGTGACACCCTCACCGCGCCGCTGGAGGACCAGGTGGTGGCGCTGCGCGCGGCCGCCGAGCACTGCCCCGACCTCGATCTGGGCCGGGTGGGCATCCGTGGCTGGAGCTACGGCGGCACGCTCGCGGCAGCCGCGGTGCTGCGCATGCCGGAGGTCTTCCACGCCGCCGTCTCGGGTGCGGCGCCGAGTGACCAGCGGCTGTACGACACCCACTGGCGGGAGCGCTTCCTCGGCCACCCGGACGAGGAGCCGGAGGGCTACGAGCGCTCCTCGCCGATCGGTGACGCGGCCCGGCTGCGCCGCCCGCTGCTGCTGGTGCACGGCCTGGCCGACGACAACGTGGTGGCCGCGCACACGCTGCGGATGTCGGCGGCGCTACTGGCGGCGGGCCGTCCGCACCAGGTGCTCCCGCTGCCGGGGGCCACCCACACGCCGACCGCCGAGGCGGCCGTGGAGGGGCTGCTCCGGCACCAGCTGGCATTCCTGCGGGAGGCGTTGGACGCTCCCGCGGTCTCTCCCGCCTGA
- a CDS encoding response regulator transcription factor: MRVVIAEDDVLLREGLVGLLERFGHTVAASVGDAEALVAAVREHRPDAVVTDVRMPPGFTDEGLRAAIALRREHAGLAVLVLSQYVEQTYAAELLDSGRGVGVGYLLKDRIGDVTEFVDALTRVAGGGTVVDPEVVRQLLRRRRDPLERLTPRELEVLALIAEGRSNASIARELSVTDAAVAKHIASILAKLDLPPAADGHRRVLAVLAYLDS, from the coding sequence GTGCGCGTAGTGATCGCCGAGGACGACGTCCTGCTCCGTGAGGGGCTCGTCGGCCTGCTGGAGCGGTTCGGGCACACGGTCGCCGCGTCGGTGGGCGACGCCGAGGCTCTCGTCGCCGCGGTGCGCGAGCACCGGCCCGACGCCGTGGTGACCGATGTGCGGATGCCACCCGGCTTCACCGACGAGGGGCTGCGTGCCGCGATCGCGCTGCGCAGGGAACACGCCGGCCTCGCCGTGCTCGTGCTCAGCCAGTACGTCGAGCAGACCTATGCCGCCGAACTGCTCGACTCGGGCCGTGGCGTCGGCGTCGGCTACCTGCTGAAGGACCGGATCGGGGACGTGACCGAGTTCGTCGACGCGCTCACGCGGGTGGCCGGGGGCGGCACCGTCGTCGACCCCGAGGTGGTGCGCCAGCTCCTCCGCCGGCGCCGTGATCCGCTGGAACGGCTCACCCCTCGGGAGCTCGAGGTGCTGGCGCTCATCGCCGAGGGGCGCTCCAACGCCTCGATCGCCCGTGAGCTGTCCGTCACCGACGCGGCGGTCGCCAAGCACATCGCGAGCATCCTCGCCAAGCTCGACCTCCCGCCGGCCGCCGACGGGCACCGCCGCGTCCTCGCCGTTCTCGCCTACCTCGACAGCTGA
- a CDS encoding PadR family transcriptional regulator, translated as MSLRHALLGLLAQGPASGYDLLKVFEISLANVWPATQSQVYAELARLADADLVKVAAGGPRGRKEYSIAERGLAELRHWLTEVEPARTGRSEMLLRVFFLGQTHPDQARGYLRREAEVAERQRERLAALKQVVEREESDLSVYGRLALEWGLRFSAMQREWAEWAGGQIGGGVGPEPADPSGPVALSDPAGPQGDRGHPS; from the coding sequence ATGAGCCTCCGCCACGCGCTGCTGGGCCTGCTCGCGCAGGGCCCCGCCAGCGGTTACGACCTGCTGAAGGTCTTCGAGATCTCCCTGGCCAACGTGTGGCCCGCCACGCAGAGCCAGGTCTACGCCGAGCTGGCCCGCCTCGCGGACGCGGATCTGGTGAAGGTCGCCGCCGGAGGCCCCCGCGGACGCAAGGAGTACAGCATCGCCGAGCGGGGGCTCGCCGAGCTCCGCCACTGGCTGACGGAGGTCGAGCCCGCCCGCACCGGCCGTAGCGAGATGCTGCTGCGGGTTTTCTTCCTGGGGCAGACCCATCCTGACCAGGCACGTGGCTACCTGCGGCGGGAGGCGGAGGTGGCGGAGCGGCAGCGCGAGCGGCTGGCGGCGCTGAAGCAGGTCGTGGAGCGGGAGGAGAGCGACCTGTCCGTCTACGGCCGGCTCGCCCTGGAGTGGGGCCTGCGCTTCAGCGCCATGCAGCGGGAATGGGCCGAATGGGCTGGGGGCCAGATCGGGGGAGGGGTCGGGCCGGAGCCGGCGGACCCGTCAGGCCCGGTGGCCCTGTCAGATCCGGCGGGACCGCAGGGGGACCGCGGGCACCCGAGCTGA
- a CDS encoding ArsR/SmtB family transcription factor — protein MLELEFGLADLACTRFAFSPLWEVVASVRVLKSPGEHPLHRPWVTAVLPRLRTSGLDWGMLADLVPVPTRRIPAFVCPPPVSTAPHLEVELATMCATPPGRVRVELADMESPRLQPLRDDPARGLVRLAEVIRDYWAVALAPYWPKIRALLEGDVLHRARLLAEGGAGRLLNDLDPAVRWEKDTLFIQHRHVSGSRELGGRGLLLVPSVFVWPRLFSVTTPPWQPTVRYSPRGVATLWERRATGVPEALAAVLGRSRALLLAELDAPASTTDLSLRTGMSMGGVSQHLTALRAAGLVGAHRSGRYVLYARSEIAEALLAGTGA, from the coding sequence GTGCTGGAGCTGGAGTTCGGGCTGGCGGACCTGGCGTGCACGCGGTTCGCGTTCTCCCCGCTGTGGGAGGTGGTGGCCAGCGTCCGGGTGCTGAAGAGCCCTGGTGAGCACCCCCTGCACCGGCCGTGGGTGACCGCCGTCCTGCCGAGGCTGCGGACCTCCGGGCTGGACTGGGGGATGCTGGCGGATCTGGTGCCCGTGCCCACCCGCAGGATCCCGGCGTTCGTCTGCCCGCCGCCGGTCAGCACCGCACCTCACCTGGAGGTGGAGTTGGCCACGATGTGCGCGACCCCGCCCGGACGGGTCCGCGTCGAGCTGGCGGACATGGAGAGCCCCCGTCTCCAGCCGCTCCGCGACGATCCGGCCCGCGGCCTGGTACGGCTGGCCGAGGTGATCCGGGACTACTGGGCCGTCGCGCTGGCACCGTACTGGCCGAAGATCCGCGCCCTCCTCGAAGGCGACGTGCTCCACCGGGCCCGGCTGCTGGCCGAAGGGGGCGCCGGCCGGCTGCTCAACGACCTCGATCCGGCCGTCAGATGGGAGAAGGACACCCTGTTCATCCAGCACCGTCACGTGTCGGGCAGCAGGGAGCTGGGCGGGCGGGGACTGCTGCTGGTGCCCTCGGTCTTCGTGTGGCCGAGGCTGTTCTCGGTCACCACACCGCCCTGGCAGCCCACGGTGCGCTACTCGCCCCGGGGCGTCGCCACCCTCTGGGAGCGCCGGGCGACCGGCGTTCCGGAGGCACTGGCCGCGGTGCTCGGCCGCTCCCGCGCCCTGCTGCTGGCCGAGCTGGACGCCCCGGCCTCCACCACCGACCTGAGCCTGCGCACCGGCATGTCGATGGGCGGGGTGTCGCAGCACCTGACCGCGCTGCGGGCGGCGGGGCTGGTCGGCGCCCACCGGAGCGGAAGGTATGTGCTCTACGCCCGCAGCGAGATCGCCGAGGCCCTGCTCGCGGGGACGGGAGCGTGA
- a CDS encoding carotenoid oxygenase family protein, which produces MTTAAPAYLTGDLAPVPDEIGAVDLPVTGTLPAELTGRYFRNGPNPLPGQDPGHWFAGHGMIHGLRLRDGRAEWYRNRWVRTRAFTDDAPFAGPDGLDLTAVRANTHIVRHADRILALVENGLPYEMTPELETVGPCDFGGRLTTAMTAHPKRDPVTGELHLFGYGFFAPYLTYHRLSAAGALVESRVVDVPGPTMIHDFAITENHVVWLDLPVVFDLETLGRGMPFRWDDSYGARIGVMDRAGRVTWFDVDPCYIFHVGNAHEDASGRVVLEAVRYTREAFTSAWSRIGDSANPVAETDGAVVHRWVLDPARGTVREEQLDDRAVEFPTFNEDRLGRASRFLYAVTDGAVVKYDTETSAGLGRELGGRPGEAVFVPAAGAAAEDDGWLLSIVTDHAGDGSELLVLDAAGLDSVASVRLPRRVPAGFHGSWLPDS; this is translated from the coding sequence ATGACCACTGCCGCACCCGCGTATCTCACCGGTGACCTGGCCCCCGTCCCCGACGAGATCGGCGCCGTCGACCTGCCCGTCACCGGGACGCTGCCGGCCGAGCTCACCGGACGTTACTTCCGCAACGGCCCCAATCCGCTGCCCGGCCAGGACCCGGGCCACTGGTTCGCCGGCCACGGAATGATCCACGGCCTGCGGCTGCGCGACGGCCGCGCCGAGTGGTATCGCAACCGGTGGGTCCGGACCCGGGCCTTCACCGACGACGCCCCCTTCGCCGGCCCGGACGGCCTCGACCTGACCGCCGTCAGGGCCAACACCCACATCGTCCGGCACGCCGACAGGATCCTCGCCCTGGTCGAGAACGGCCTGCCGTACGAGATGACGCCCGAGCTGGAGACGGTCGGGCCGTGCGACTTCGGCGGGCGGCTGACCACCGCGATGACGGCCCATCCGAAGCGGGACCCGGTCACCGGAGAGCTGCACCTGTTCGGGTACGGCTTCTTCGCTCCCTACCTGACCTACCATCGCCTGTCGGCGGCGGGGGCGCTGGTGGAGAGCCGCGTCGTGGACGTCCCGGGACCGACGATGATCCACGACTTCGCGATCACCGAGAACCACGTCGTCTGGCTGGACCTGCCCGTCGTCTTCGACCTGGAGACGCTCGGGCGCGGCATGCCGTTCCGGTGGGACGACTCCTACGGCGCCAGGATCGGCGTGATGGACCGCGCCGGCCGGGTGACCTGGTTCGACGTCGACCCGTGCTACATCTTCCACGTCGGCAACGCCCACGAGGACGCCTCCGGCCGCGTGGTGCTGGAGGCCGTCCGCTACACGCGGGAGGCCTTCACCTCGGCCTGGTCCCGCATCGGCGACAGCGCCAACCCCGTGGCCGAGACGGACGGCGCCGTGGTGCACCGGTGGGTGCTCGACCCCGCGCGCGGCACGGTGCGGGAGGAGCAGCTCGACGACCGCGCGGTGGAGTTCCCGACGTTCAACGAGGACCGGCTCGGCCGCGCCAGCCGGTTCCTGTACGCGGTGACCGACGGCGCGGTCGTGAAGTACGACACCGAGACCAGCGCGGGCCTTGGCCGGGAGCTCGGCGGGCGGCCGGGTGAGGCGGTCTTCGTGCCCGCCGCCGGGGCCGCCGCCGAGGACGACGGCTGGCTGCTGTCGATCGTCACCGACCACGCGGGCGACGGCTCGGAGCTGCTCGTCCTCGACGCCGCCGGCCTGGACTCCGTCGCCTCCGTACGGCTCCCGCGCCGCGTCCCGGCTGGTTTCCACGGCTCCTGGCTCCCCGACAGCTGA